A section of the Gallaecimonas xiamenensis 3-C-1 genome encodes:
- the rimI gene encoding ribosomal protein S18-alanine N-acetyltransferase, with amino-acid sequence MMLSTASKADLSLLAHVEASQHYPWTDNQLASCFDSGYRVRLLWQDDEVVGFSICQRVLDESTLFNLCVLPQCRGLGYGKVLMADLIEDAKAASDSVIFLEVRASNQTAIGLYLKSGFSEVGRRKGYYRCHDGREDAVVMALSLS; translated from the coding sequence ATGATGCTCAGCACGGCTTCTAAGGCCGATTTGTCGCTGCTGGCCCATGTGGAAGCCAGCCAGCACTATCCTTGGACCGACAATCAACTGGCCAGCTGTTTTGACAGTGGTTACCGGGTCAGGCTGCTGTGGCAAGACGACGAGGTGGTGGGGTTTTCCATCTGCCAGCGGGTGCTGGACGAGTCCACCCTCTTTAACCTCTGCGTGCTGCCCCAATGCAGGGGGCTGGGTTATGGAAAGGTATTGATGGCCGACCTGATAGAGGACGCCAAAGCGGCATCCGACAGCGTTATCTTCCTGGAAGTCAGGGCCAGCAACCAGACGGCCATCGGCCTTTATCTAAAAAGCGGTTTTAGCGAGGTAGGCAGGCGCAAGGGCTATTATCGCTGCCATGACGGCCGGGAAGACGCCGTGGTGATGGCCCTTAGCCTGAGCTAA
- a CDS encoding tyrosinase family protein: MAQLKVRYSVRELQDRYDRGDKKPLEDLVRAWHKICLLSPDDLNSFFVIGGYHGEPFAGQGATDPSYWGGYCNHGNVLFPTWHRVYMLRIEQALNAMVPGVAMAYWDETSDETLRLGIPKVLTSKTFPLDGQQIKNPLYSYVLQKQVNDAVQGDENRYTKPVGYETVRYPLSGLVGTAEAREETRAHNADFPDPVKNTELLNQNVLAWLKGKDVSPTDPNPSKFGIYWQFENCLSAPNYTAFSNTTSAAAWNKANKGLTTALEAPHNDVHLAVGGFDVPNQGQAGQIPGANGDMGENNTAGLDPIFFFHHCNVDRMFWLWQVQNGYTEHFDIIPGYAGTSSSNLPAGQGPAVGQHADEELTMDSHLYPFLKDPGDPHSFFSSRDCINIEKQLGVTYSPGSLVAKKLRFASLAEKSVKKLRVYGINRDLFSGSFVISAYAVIHGKRHFLGYQSILSRWNVKHCQNCQTHLGVEAFFDLSDLSEEEIKAADFQVEIQHRGSALPKALQYQTEVID; encoded by the coding sequence ATGGCACAGCTAAAGGTTCGTTATTCGGTCAGGGAATTGCAGGACAGGTACGACAGGGGCGACAAGAAGCCCTTGGAAGACTTGGTGCGGGCTTGGCACAAGATCTGCCTGCTTTCCCCTGACGACCTTAATTCCTTTTTCGTTATCGGTGGCTATCATGGTGAGCCCTTCGCTGGCCAAGGGGCAACGGATCCCAGCTATTGGGGAGGCTACTGCAACCACGGCAATGTGCTCTTCCCCACCTGGCACCGGGTGTACATGCTGCGTATCGAACAGGCCTTAAACGCCATGGTGCCGGGGGTGGCCATGGCCTATTGGGACGAGACCAGTGACGAGACGCTGCGCCTAGGCATACCCAAGGTGCTGACCAGCAAGACCTTCCCCCTCGACGGCCAGCAGATCAAAAACCCTCTCTATTCCTACGTGCTGCAAAAGCAGGTAAATGACGCCGTCCAAGGGGATGAAAACCGCTATACCAAACCGGTCGGTTATGAAACCGTGCGTTATCCCCTGTCTGGCCTGGTGGGCACTGCAGAGGCAAGGGAAGAAACCCGGGCCCACAATGCCGACTTCCCCGATCCGGTAAAAAACACCGAACTGCTGAACCAGAACGTGTTGGCCTGGCTTAAGGGCAAGGATGTGTCCCCAACCGACCCCAATCCCAGCAAGTTCGGTATCTACTGGCAATTTGAAAACTGCCTCAGCGCTCCCAACTACACGGCGTTTTCCAACACCACGTCAGCAGCAGCATGGAACAAAGCCAACAAGGGCCTGACTACTGCCCTTGAAGCGCCTCACAACGACGTGCATCTGGCAGTAGGGGGCTTTGATGTGCCAAACCAGGGCCAGGCCGGGCAAATCCCCGGTGCAAACGGTGACATGGGGGAGAACAACACCGCCGGCCTGGATCCCATCTTTTTCTTCCACCACTGCAATGTCGACCGGATGTTTTGGCTGTGGCAGGTACAGAACGGTTATACCGAGCACTTCGATATCATTCCCGGTTATGCCGGTACCAGCTCCAGCAACCTGCCGGCAGGGCAGGGCCCGGCAGTGGGTCAGCATGCGGACGAGGAGCTGACCATGGACAGCCACCTCTATCCCTTCCTCAAGGACCCAGGCGACCCCCACAGCTTTTTCAGCTCCCGTGACTGCATCAATATCGAAAAACAGCTGGGGGTCACCTACAGCCCCGGTTCCTTGGTGGCTAAAAAGCTGCGCTTTGCCAGCCTGGCAGAGAAGTCGGTGAAAAAGCTGCGGGTCTATGGCATCAACCGGGATCTGTTCTCCGGTTCCTTTGTGATCAGTGCTTATGCCGTTATCCACGGCAAGAGGCACTTCCTGGGCTACCAATCCATCTTGAGCCGCTGGAACGTCAAGCATTGTCAGAACTGCCAGACCCACCTTGGGGTGGAAGCCTTCTTTGACCTCTCCGATCTTAGTGAAGAGGAGATCAAGGCTGCCGACTTCCAGGTGGAGATCCAGCACCGTGGTAGCGCCCTGCCCAAGGCCCTGCAATACCAAACCGAAGTCATCGACTAA